The Vitis vinifera cultivar Pinot Noir 40024 chromosome 16, ASM3070453v1 DNA segment TTGtacaaattaatctaaaattttcccCATCAACAAAATAGGAACTCATAAACTTGCAAATTTTGATGGTTAAATCACTTTAGTGAAATAACCTCAACAATTCACATGCAACGTTCCAAAATtgggtaaattaaaaaaaattgcccaACAACAATAGTGCATATTAGcaatatatatgcatatgatcAATTATAGTTGCAAGAATttgaacaacaattttttttattacactttaaactaattatttaaCTAGTTTATGTGATTTAGACCAAGTAGGAGAGTATGCATGAAAAAGTTTCAATCTAGAGAGAGTGAGTACTACACTCCTATTCCATATATATTAGCATAATTTCTGGTAAATTCTCAATAGAAAATtataccaaaaaataattttaagctaattaaatcacataaataagtaataattatttaataaatatttatgacccccaaaaaataaaataatatatctagAAAAATAGATTACAAAAAAACGAACGCACAGGAAAAAACGAGGCTCAAAACGGACACCGGATGAGGTTACACGCACCTCACAAATTTGACCAGCGAGTGGGGAATGTGTGGGGAACGTGTGGCATGTGCTGGAGGTCATCTTCAACCTCCAGCATTGGGTCCAAAAATCTGCAATACGGGTCAAATGACCCGGTTGCAACCCGGATtacaaacaattgaaaaaaaggttttatttttatcgAGATCTTGAGGGGTTTTAAACTTTAGGTTGTTTCTAACAATTCTAGgacatttaatcataaaaaaaaaacaacttaaagatCTCCATAATTGATTAACAAAATTCGGTTTTTCATACCTCCGTAGCCAAGATTGAAAAACTCTATTTTAACACCTATTTCGACCTCATTTTACATGTATTTTTACATTAACAATATAAGAAGGCTCTTTAcaacaattaattaaacaaaaaaaaaaacttctcaatcttgctcaattttttttttaaaaaaaataaaacgaaTTTTCTAGGGGTCATACCCATATTTtcgaattttcaattttcaccaaATTGAGCCAAAAAACTGAAATTGATGCTACATATCAACTATAATATATGTAAACAACAAAATCTAAGAGTTTAATTTGAGTAAAACACAATaatttgaacaaataaaatttttcttgaatctttaaacaagaaaattccgaaaatttaaaaatttaattactcCCAATTTAAACAACGAAATTGCACATATGATATATCAATTTGAAGCTTGTgacaagagaaacaaaaagcctaaagtttcacaatcaaaagaaactaaaaaaaaacatgcacaTTCATAGATCACAGATTTGGCTtcgaaaagaaaataaaataagaaactaaaaattttatttttgatttccAAATGTAGATCCTAAATCATGTAAAtcaagctctgataccacatgttaaatatttacataatcacaTAGATTAATCATACATGATTAAAGGATACTAACAATAGGAAATCACTATAAAGAACATACCTGTTTGAGCCATGATAAAAAAAACGTGATTGATTGTTGTAACTAAGTCTTCCTCTCTATGATCTTGATAATAGCTATGGCAGCTCTATGGGAAAACATAAAAACCCTTTTTAATCTAGATTAGAGAGGGGACTTAgcataactcaaattggattctCATTGGGCCCTCCCATAATGGGCTTCAATGAGACCCATAGCCTATGCTTGCCACTCAATTGAGCTTCTACTTAAAAGATgcaaaacccaatccaaaatgTGATCACTAGTTAATTGGGCTCATTATAGAATAGACTATCCATTAACCCGTTTTtacaaatacaaattattcaattaatgttagcccatataaaaattttccaacagGTACTACTCCATGTTTTGTTCCTTTCAATTTGTGTTGCTAGTGAAAACCAGCCCTGCAGGCCCTCTTCTTGTGGGCATATCCGAAACATCAGCAACCCTTTTCGATTAAAAGGTGATCCATCTCGATGTGGTGATCCTGACCCTGCATATGAACTGGTTTGTGAAAACAACCGTACTATCTTATATGGGAAATACTATGTCACGGAGATCAACTACGATAACTACACCATTAAAGTAGTAGTTCCGGGGCTAGAGAAGGGCAACTGTTTCTCCACTCCTCCCTATTCCTTGACAGGATATGATGTAAATCCATATAGACTTTTTTATGGGCACAATGCTATAGTTTTGATGAACTGCACCAGGCCAGTGATCAGTGATCGCAACTATATTCCTATTACTCTTCGCAACACAAGCACCAATGgttcttccttttcttcacaATCGTATGCTTATGCTCTAGTTGGAGACTCCAAGCAGGTGAGAGATCTTCCCTATTCATGCACCTTCGGCATAACTGTTATTACTGATAAATTCCAGGCAGGGTCAGAGTCCCCCATTAGTTCAATGTCAGATTTGCAAGAAATGCTGCTTATGGGGATTAAGTTTTCATTCCTCTGCAGCAAATGCAATATACATCTACGGTGCATTCCAAATATCAGTGACCACACTGTACGATGCGTTGGCTTAAGTGAGTTCagttttagagaacaaaaaaaattgctgGAAACCGAAATATGCAGTTCAGTCAAATAAGCGTCTTCACCTTCTATGACTAATTTCAGTTGTTTGATTTAATCATGCAGCGTTTCTGGCGTTGTTGAAAGGCCTAGTGTATATGGTCTACTTTTGGAGTACGTTCTATCTTTTAGCATCTTTCATTTTgagtttttctaaattttacatTAATATAGCAATTACTTCATAACAATAATCATAAGAATTTCCactaatatttttctcatttgaattttatatCTTCTCTTGTCAACAGTCGAGACAATTTTTCATACTTCCTTTACAATCCAAGGTAATATTTCCTAGTTCCCACCATGGATTTCTTGTAAAGTAGGATAGAAGTTTTGTTTagaattctttttatttgaaatgaaggATTATTTTGCACTTGGCTTTGAATGCAaaattaaatgtgaatataaGAGATCGATAATGCAATATTGAATATAAATGAGAGATTATATATTCATCTTCTTCGTAATTGTTTGTGTTTCTCTATTAACCCTATTACTCGAACAATTATATAATTGTTCTTAATGATGCAggacttaaaaaatatattgatgtCACTTCTGCTTACTATGTGATTGGTAAGGCTCTACTAGTTCTTTATTATCTTccatatttttacaaattgaaattttcattagTAACACTCTTCTATCTGTCCTATTTCTAATTCAATTCATGTTTGTCTCTTTTTGGCAGTCTGGGTTCTTCAAAAGGCTGGTAAGATTTCCACGTCCCaagttttcattttctcatgtAGAATTAGCAAGATAAAGTTTTTAGTAGAAATCCTTAGAATTCTTGCGTTCAGGATTGTAGTTTGTCAAATTCTTTTGCCTGAATAGAGGATTACTCTGTGTTTGGTTGTGCAAAATTGGATTTGAATTGAACTTGCAGTTCTActtcatttaaataaattacatcCGGTAGGATGAAATATAAATTGGAATTAAGGAATCCAAGGATTAAAGTTTGTGCAAGCAAATGCaccttattttctttcccattGTACTTTGTTGGATTTGATAACTGAGCACAAGTTATAAAGCTtgtcctaaaatatttttttcctttttatgttgATCTATTAGTCATAATATTCATTGGAGGGCGCACTGTGCTTGGGATATCTTGCCTGTTTGGCTGTTTATTCTACATGTTTCGACAGAGGCACTTGTCAGTAGACAATAATATTGAAGAATTTCTACAAAATCAGAGAAATTTCCAACCTATCAAGTACTCGTATTCACAATTAAAGAATATGACCaataatttcaagaataaattaGGCCAAGGAGGTTTTGGTTCTGTATATAAAGGAAAGCTTCAAAGTGGTCGTGCTATAGCAGTAAAAGTGTTAATCATGTCAAAATCTAATGGACAAGATTTCATTAGTGA contains these protein-coding regions:
- the LOC100242322 gene encoding rust resistance kinase Lr10 — translated: MVRKAKLVGVLLITVLLHVLFLSICVASENQPCRPSSCGHIRNISNPFRLKGDPSRCGDPDPAYELVCENNRTILYGKYYVTEINYDNYTIKVVVPGLEKGNCFSTPPYSLTGYDVNPYRLFYGHNAIVLMNCTRPVISDRNYIPITLRNTSTNGSSFSSQSYAYALVGDSKQVRDLPYSCTFGITVITDKFQAGSESPISSMSDLQEMLLMGIKFSFLCSKCNIHLRCIPNISDHTVRCVGLTFLALLKGLVYMVYFWIETIFHTSFTIQGLKKYIDVTSAYYVIVWVLQKAVIIFIGGRTVLGISCLFGCLFYMFRQRHLSVDNNIEEFLQNQRNFQPIKYSYSQLKNMTNNFKNKLGQGGFGSVYKGKLQSGRAIAVKVLIMSKSNGQDFISEVATIGRIHHVNVVRLVGFCVEGSKWALIYDFMPNGSLDKFIFIEREKGIHLS